The following proteins are co-located in the Deltaproteobacteria bacterium genome:
- a CDS encoding alkaline phosphatase family protein, whose product MNKKRCIMILADGARYSTFQKLLQQGQLPAFEEIFLKEGKLLKGVSVFPSTTGPAYLPYLTGCFPGTCNIPGIRWFDKQEYSAFVFSTCKFRSYVGLESYLMDRDMNSNIPTLFELIPKSFNIFSAVSKGAKHHVSRHAKIWYWFYCHLTDRWDVADKAAFQKTLKIIEGDFEFLFVVFPGIDEFSHLSSPEHPSTLEAYQKLDTYFGEVGTRLKQLGKYDDTLFLLVSDHGLSECHTHYGVGEMLETHGLKTLYHPKVHRLRLDAASMTSGNAMTHIYFKGQNQWAERLTHEALQGQYAEILAELRNEPAVGLMLTQAASGWINVESKIGQAIIKENPDSIEYQVLKGDPFGYSALPTKMTQQEALAQTIHTQYPDALVQIPQLFRSSRTGDVVLSAAPGYDLRLRFENPEHQSGHGALHEQHMLVPIFINAPVTQDYARSVDVFPTVLKLMGLEIPDGIDGEVIH is encoded by the coding sequence ATGAATAAAAAACGTTGCATCATGATTTTGGCTGATGGGGCTCGTTACAGCACTTTCCAAAAGCTACTCCAACAAGGCCAATTGCCAGCTTTTGAAGAAATTTTTTTAAAAGAAGGCAAGCTCTTAAAAGGGGTTAGCGTTTTCCCTTCCACCACGGGGCCAGCTTATTTGCCTTATTTAACAGGGTGTTTCCCCGGCACCTGTAATATCCCCGGGATTCGTTGGTTTGATAAACAAGAATATTCTGCCTTCGTTTTTTCCACTTGCAAATTTCGCAGTTATGTAGGGCTAGAGAGTTATTTGATGGACCGCGATATGAACTCAAACATCCCCACGCTCTTTGAGCTCATCCCTAAATCTTTTAATATTTTCAGTGCGGTCAGCAAAGGCGCCAAACACCATGTCTCCCGGCATGCCAAAATTTGGTATTGGTTTTATTGTCATCTTACCGATCGCTGGGATGTAGCTGATAAGGCCGCTTTTCAAAAAACTTTGAAAATCATTGAGGGCGATTTTGAATTTTTATTCGTCGTGTTTCCTGGGATCGATGAATTTTCTCATTTAAGTTCGCCCGAGCATCCCTCAACCTTAGAAGCTTATCAAAAACTCGATACCTATTTTGGCGAGGTGGGCACGCGTTTAAAACAATTGGGCAAATACGATGACACCCTCTTTTTACTAGTAAGCGATCATGGGCTGTCGGAATGCCATACCCATTATGGAGTAGGGGAGATGTTAGAAACTCATGGGTTAAAAACGCTGTATCACCCTAAGGTTCATCGCTTACGCCTAGATGCGGCTAGTATGACTTCGGGCAATGCCATGACCCACATTTATTTCAAAGGGCAAAACCAGTGGGCCGAGCGCTTAACTCATGAAGCATTGCAGGGCCAATATGCAGAAATTTTAGCAGAACTTAGAAATGAACCCGCCGTTGGTTTAATGTTAACTCAAGCTGCCTCGGGTTGGATCAATGTTGAAAGTAAAATTGGCCAAGCCATTATCAAAGAAAATCCAGATTCAATTGAGTATCAGGTTTTAAAAGGGGACCCCTTTGGTTATTCTGCTTTGCCCACAAAAATGACCCAACAAGAGGCCTTAGCTCAAACCATCCATACGCAATATCCTGATGCTTTAGTTCAGATACCTCAGCTATTTCGTTCATCGCGTACCGGTGATGTGGTTTTAAGCGCTGCACCAGGCTATGACTTGCGTCTACGCTTTGAAAACCCCGAACACCAATCCGGCCACGGCGCTCTGCACGAACAACACATGCTTGTGCCAATCTTTATCAATGCCCCCGTCACTCAAGACTACGCCCGCAGCGTGGATGTGTTTCCCACCGTATTAAAATTAATGGGCTTAGAGATTCCTGATGGGATTGATGGAGAGGTTATTCATTAA
- a CDS encoding ABC transporter substrate-binding protein, producing the protein MKKTILSYMSFLLFIFFFSAVSWAAPKGDGGEGQGNTVKRMGNINAAPGTPTRAILDIEDKMKSYKTQKPLSAADEEYNAKIKREIIQGTFDLRELCRRSLDKHWDQRSGAEQDQFVNLMSRILEKKALFTSEQSKTRGKKYVVNYRGDSFSQGNMAISKIHIRTQDNNEVNIQYRFRKVGSQWRIYDVVVDDASLVDNYRYQFDSIIKKYGYGELVNRMNKKLMEHDE; encoded by the coding sequence ATGAAAAAAACAATTTTAAGCTACATGTCATTTTTATTATTCATCTTCTTTTTTAGCGCCGTTTCATGGGCAGCCCCCAAAGGTGACGGGGGGGAAGGGCAGGGTAACACCGTCAAACGTATGGGTAATATCAATGCAGCCCCTGGCACACCCACTCGAGCTATTTTAGATATCGAAGATAAAATGAAGTCTTATAAAACTCAAAAACCGCTTAGCGCGGCTGATGAAGAATACAATGCCAAAATAAAACGAGAAATCATTCAGGGCACCTTTGATTTAAGAGAGCTGTGCCGCCGTTCGCTTGATAAACATTGGGATCAACGCTCCGGGGCCGAGCAAGATCAATTTGTCAATCTTATGTCGCGCATTCTTGAAAAAAAGGCCCTTTTTACCAGTGAACAAAGCAAAACAAGGGGTAAAAAATATGTGGTTAATTATCGAGGCGATAGTTTTTCGCAAGGGAATATGGCCATTTCAAAAATTCATATTCGCACCCAAGACAATAACGAGGTCAACATTCAATACCGGTTTCGCAAAGTGGGGTCGCAGTGGAGAATTTACGATGTAGTGGTAGACGATGCTAGCCTGGTTGATAATTATCGCTATCAATTCGATAGTATCATTAAAAAATATGGTTACGGCGAACTTGTCAACCGCATGAATAAAAAATTGATGGAACATGATGAATAA
- a CDS encoding type II toxin-antitoxin system prevent-host-death family antitoxin — MAKPHNSGIKISDFKTHCLRLLDETGKKGKEYTILKKGVPLARVVPVKKPKKIVRRGSLKGLATLEGDIVYVSFSEDWDVLK; from the coding sequence ATGGCAAAGCCGCATAATTCCGGAATTAAGATTAGTGACTTTAAAACCCATTGTTTACGTTTGCTCGATGAAACGGGAAAGAAAGGCAAGGAGTATACGATCCTTAAAAAAGGCGTACCGTTGGCTCGAGTTGTACCTGTGAAAAAACCCAAAAAGATTGTTCGTAGAGGTTCTTTGAAAGGCCTAGCCACTTTAGAAGGTGATATTGTTTATGTTAGTTTTAGCGAAGATTGGGACGTGTTAAAATAG
- a CDS encoding TolC family protein — protein MPKILRNCLKICWVLMLLLAGPIANVAAQESLPESLPETESSFLNNAIDANHELLVSLDDCIRMALLNNKEIRASDYDIEAAQWKLREAKAGGMPVVEYSVELGPAPTDIDDALASMFNGNITLASRFRLELGIPVYTFGKLSIAQSLAKDGVQAERVKKEQKENEIVVKVKKLYWGILLARDLIALLQEAEGHLSAEIRRKESDEKEPPDPVAITKLKLFRFETSKKLYEAEQKEQLAVEGLRITLGVSKNYNLSILNRHLQPTNFNVKEFQSYLSGERKNNPDEKLLNIGLQAKEKQYRLEKRALLPDIGAGGLFEFGVSTDPITGLAADDDFNNPFNFVRAAVGVRLKGKLDINGQVSKIKRTQAEYYSAALKKSIAKEGLELDLRKQFEEVKRAKQELEDSDKGRQLARQLVFLTKSNLDIGIGEPNEYADALKQYLIMRGRYLESTFNYNTTVAELEAKIQSASELVQTR, from the coding sequence ATGCCGAAAATTTTGCGGAATTGTTTAAAAATTTGTTGGGTTTTGATGCTCTTATTGGCTGGTCCCATTGCAAATGTTGCTGCTCAAGAATCTCTACCCGAATCTTTACCAGAGACGGAAAGTAGTTTTTTAAACAACGCCATCGATGCCAACCATGAACTTTTAGTAAGTCTTGATGATTGTATTAGAATGGCCCTCCTTAATAATAAAGAAATTCGTGCTTCCGATTACGATATTGAGGCGGCGCAGTGGAAACTCCGCGAAGCCAAAGCCGGTGGTATGCCTGTGGTGGAATATAGTGTTGAATTAGGCCCAGCCCCCACCGATATTGATGACGCCCTTGCGAGCATGTTTAATGGGAACATTACGTTAGCCAGTCGGTTTAGACTCGAGTTGGGTATTCCGGTTTATACCTTTGGGAAATTATCGATTGCCCAATCTTTGGCAAAAGATGGGGTTCAAGCTGAACGGGTTAAAAAAGAACAAAAAGAAAATGAAATTGTGGTTAAAGTTAAAAAACTTTATTGGGGGATTTTATTGGCGAGAGACCTCATTGCCTTATTGCAAGAGGCCGAGGGGCATTTAAGTGCCGAAATCCGGCGTAAAGAAAGTGATGAGAAAGAGCCCCCCGATCCTGTAGCCATTACCAAATTAAAATTATTTCGTTTCGAAACTTCTAAAAAGCTTTATGAAGCTGAGCAAAAAGAGCAATTAGCAGTAGAAGGTTTGCGCATTACCCTTGGTGTTTCTAAAAATTATAATTTGAGTATTTTAAACAGACATCTTCAGCCTACTAATTTTAATGTTAAAGAGTTTCAAAGTTATTTAAGTGGTGAGCGAAAAAATAACCCTGATGAAAAATTGCTTAATATTGGCCTGCAAGCCAAAGAAAAACAATATCGCTTAGAAAAACGGGCCTTATTGCCCGACATTGGCGCTGGTGGCTTGTTTGAATTTGGTGTTTCCACCGATCCCATTACCGGGCTGGCTGCAGATGATGACTTTAACAACCCCTTTAATTTTGTAAGAGCAGCGGTGGGGGTTCGGCTTAAAGGTAAACTCGATATCAATGGCCAAGTTTCAAAAATTAAGCGTACTCAAGCCGAGTATTATAGTGCTGCCCTTAAAAAAAGTATTGCCAAAGAAGGGTTAGAGCTTGACTTGCGCAAACAATTTGAAGAGGTAAAAAGGGCTAAGCAAGAACTGGAAGATTCTGATAAAGGCCGGCAATTAGCGCGCCAACTCGTTTTTTTGACTAAAAGTAACCTAGATATTGGAATTGGTGAACCCAACGAATACGCCGATGCGTTGAAACAATACCTCATTATGCGAGGTCGTTATTTAGAAAGCACTTTTAATTATAATACAACGGTGGCTGAACTAGAAGCCAAAATTCAAAGCGCCAGTGAGTTGGTGCAAACGAGGTGA
- a CDS encoding type II toxin-antitoxin system VapC family toxin, whose product MKILLDTHILLWWYLDSPKISTEYLRILEQKEAQEQPIGLSIISLWEISKLVSLGKFKINFSLDQWFFDLEEDPLLQIYPLSAGVILESNRLGNEFPKDPADQLIAATARYHELHLMTVDKLIIQSKMVAVV is encoded by the coding sequence GTGAAGATTTTGCTAGACACCCACATCCTACTTTGGTGGTACCTCGATTCTCCAAAGATTTCTACTGAATATCTAAGAATTCTTGAACAAAAAGAAGCACAAGAACAACCCATAGGTCTTTCAATTATTTCTTTGTGGGAAATTTCTAAACTTGTTTCATTAGGAAAATTCAAAATCAATTTTTCTCTTGATCAATGGTTTTTTGATCTTGAAGAAGATCCGCTTCTTCAAATTTATCCGTTAAGTGCAGGGGTCATTTTGGAGAGCAATCGCTTGGGTAATGAATTTCCTAAAGACCCTGCTGATCAACTCATTGCAGCAACAGCGCGTTATCATGAACTTCATCTCATGACAGTTGATAAACTTATCATTCAATCTAAAATGGTGGCCGTAGTATGA
- a CDS encoding type II toxin-antitoxin system VapC family toxin: protein MLNLDTHILLYALTGDLNLSERRLLSKNPWCISAIVLWEIAKLSQLKRIDYDLEDKEFRQILARIEIIPLDLAICQQSIQLDFKGDPADEIIAATSVVHKIPLLTRDKKILSSKLVPLAH from the coding sequence ATGCTCAATCTTGACACCCATATTTTACTCTATGCCTTAACAGGTGATTTAAACCTATCTGAAAGACGCCTACTTTCCAAAAATCCATGGTGTATTTCTGCCATTGTTTTATGGGAAATCGCCAAGCTATCCCAACTCAAACGAATTGATTACGATCTAGAAGATAAGGAATTTCGTCAAATTTTGGCAAGAATCGAAATCATTCCTTTAGACTTAGCCATTTGCCAACAATCCATACAACTTGATTTTAAAGGAGATCCGGCTGACGAAATCATTGCGGCCACAAGTGTTGTTCATAAAATCCCCCTTTTGACTCGCGACAAAAAAATCTTATCTTCAAAACTAGTTCCCCTTGCTCACTAA